From the genome of Chloroflexota bacterium, one region includes:
- a CDS encoding zinc ribbon domain-containing protein, with the protein MPFYEYRCLDCRANFELFRGISQRDDIATCPDCAGNHSSRMVSVPVMFSQSTEGAARSIAGAPSGCGSCSATSCGTCSSN; encoded by the coding sequence ATGCCATTCTACGAATATCGCTGCCTGGATTGTCGCGCGAATTTTGAATTGTTTCGCGGCATTAGCCAGCGTGATGATATAGCCACCTGCCCTGACTGTGCTGGAAATCATAGCTCGCGCATGGTATCCGTCCCGGTAATGTTCTCGCAGTCTACGGAGGGCGCCGCCCGCTCCATCGCTGGAGCCCCCTCCGGGTGTGGAAGTTGCTCGGCTACATCCTGCGGGACATGCAGTTCAAATTAA
- a CDS encoding dehalogenase: MWLILGLVLGAGVYWLVTTEKVKLTWYEWVLAVVGVILLLYGIENYSASQLELEPRAGGFLLLIIGLPGLILAALAGVLAFLRAKKA, encoded by the coding sequence TTGTGGCTTATCTTAGGTTTAGTGCTTGGAGCCGGTGTGTACTGGCTTGTGACCACTGAAAAAGTGAAATTAACCTGGTACGAGTGGGTTTTGGCAGTTGTAGGTGTAATCTTGTTACTCTACGGCATCGAAAACTACTCTGCCTCTCAACTAGAGCTAGAGCCGCGTGCCGGTGGATTCCTGCTGCTGATTATCGGCTTGCCGGGATTGATTCTGGCGGCTTTGGCAGGCGTCTTGGCCTTCTTGCGAGCAAAAAAGGCGTAG
- a CDS encoding reductive dehalogenase, giving the protein MPESLTRREFMKELGKLGAVASLAPMVNLEEQASDKAVGLQRPSFIKTQDEPTSGVDWANVNRYAEFNTVRRGFTKYVGEDEANRLSELRAANLDKWLKEGKDGYTLLDRAMQSGAGSGGVPRSFIGPQKAKTPEDLGVPKWEGSPEEAAMVVTAALRHLGAATVGFVELDTNTTEKLIYSHDPDGVELRIEDAEQPEETEEYRLIPKKARWAVVYTVQMSEETMTRCPTPIGSMTTSLTYRRSQNIQERLQEFLRGLGYMGIGEASTNALGIAPAFGVMAGLGELSRLNRLVTPEYGPMVRVFKLLTDLPLAPTKPINAGIWDFCHDCLKCAEMCPPKNLSFGDATWEVRGGWNNPGHEAFFENSTACRSYWNQIGTNCGICFTVCPFSSKNLASFHRFRNSVAAKTRMFNKAFVSLDDLLYSPYRDQPETPQKSAASWWKQNLPDYGIDTYQTVRETS; this is encoded by the coding sequence ATGCCTGAAAGCCTGACCCGACGCGAGTTCATGAAAGAACTCGGCAAATTAGGTGCTGTTGCCAGCTTGGCTCCCATGGTAAATCTGGAAGAACAGGCATCTGACAAGGCTGTTGGGCTACAACGCCCCAGCTTCATTAAAACCCAAGACGAGCCGACCAGTGGTGTCGATTGGGCCAATGTTAATCGCTATGCAGAATTCAACACCGTGCGCCGCGGTTTCACCAAGTATGTGGGTGAAGATGAGGCCAACCGCCTCTCAGAATTGCGCGCAGCCAATTTGGATAAATGGCTCAAAGAAGGCAAAGATGGTTACACCCTGTTAGATCGCGCCATGCAAAGTGGCGCCGGTTCTGGTGGTGTACCCCGCAGTTTCATCGGACCACAAAAAGCCAAAACCCCTGAAGACCTGGGCGTGCCCAAGTGGGAAGGCTCTCCTGAAGAAGCTGCCATGGTTGTAACCGCTGCACTGCGTCACCTGGGTGCAGCCACAGTTGGTTTTGTGGAATTAGATACCAATACTACCGAAAAACTGATCTACTCGCACGACCCCGATGGCGTAGAATTACGCATCGAAGATGCCGAACAGCCCGAAGAAACCGAAGAATATCGCCTGATCCCCAAGAAAGCGCGCTGGGCTGTCGTCTACACCGTGCAGATGTCCGAAGAAACTATGACACGCTGCCCAACCCCGATTGGCTCGATGACTACATCGCTGACCTATCGTCGCTCCCAGAATATCCAGGAACGTTTGCAAGAGTTCTTGCGCGGCTTGGGTTATATGGGCATTGGCGAAGCCAGCACCAACGCCCTGGGCATTGCTCCGGCCTTTGGTGTCATGGCTGGTTTGGGTGAACTCTCCCGCCTCAACCGCCTGGTCACTCCCGAATACGGCCCGATGGTGCGCGTCTTCAAGCTGCTCACCGATCTCCCCCTGGCGCCGACCAAACCGATCAACGCCGGCATCTGGGATTTCTGCCATGACTGCCTGAAGTGCGCCGAGATGTGCCCGCCGAAGAACCTCAGTTTTGGCGATGCCACCTGGGAAGTGCGCGGCGGCTGGAATAATCCCGGTCACGAAGCGTTCTTCGAGAACTCGACCGCTTGCCGTTCCTACTGGAATCAAATTGGCACCAACTGTGGTATTTGCTTCACAGTCTGCCCCTTCTCCAGCAAGAACCTGGCATCCTTCCACCGCTTCCGCAATTCGGTTGCCGCCAAGACACGCATGTTCAATAAAGCATTCGTCAGCCTCGACGATTTGCTCTACTCCCCATACCGCGATCAACCGGAAACACCGCAAAAGAGCGCGGCCTCATGGTGGAAACAGAACTTGCCCGATTACGGCATTGATACCTACCAGACCGTTCGAGAAACCAGCTAG